A single Anabrus simplex isolate iqAnaSimp1 chromosome 10, ASM4041472v1, whole genome shotgun sequence DNA region contains:
- the LOC137502403 gene encoding uncharacterized protein — MPIRLLFLLAVSFSSYKTASTEDNETKQTTLTATQPPAVVQQEVAKPGKINSTQGSARIIAGATATLEDSSKLLSVGEQRPYQDNAAGDKIKHLVSQRINIQGDDSDPNLGVATSSADSWQRLLPKSKTLRLGWQLHFQGTRRPLINFGNPGIADILIMAGLGSILNPIGSVPVKGK, encoded by the coding sequence ATAAAACAGCTTCAACAGAAGATAATGAGACCAAGCAGACTACACTGACGGCCACACAGCCTCCTGCAGTTGTCCAGCAAGAGGTCGCGAAACCTGGGAAAATAAACAGCACTCAGGGTTCTGCAAGGATCATTGCTGGGGCCACTGCAACTTTAGAAGATTCCTCAAAACTCCTGTCAGTTGGAGAACAGAGGCCCTACCAAGACAATGCTGCAGGTGATAAAATCAAACATTTGGTATCGCAGAGAATTAACATCCAGGGAGATGATAGTGACCCCAATTTGGGTGTCGCAACATCTTCAGCTGACAGCTGGCAACGTTTGCTACCGAAAAGCAAAACGTTACGCCTGGGGTGGCAACTCCATTTCCAGGGAACAAGACGTCCGCTCATTAATTTTGGAAATCCTGGAATCGCAGATATCTTGATAATGGCGGGTTTGGGGAGTATCTTGAATCCGATTGGGAGTGTACCCGTCAAAGGGAAGTAG